From Paenibacillus polymyxa, the proteins below share one genomic window:
- a CDS encoding CidB/LrgB family autolysis modulator, with translation MTGLLCIILTLAIYWMAKRMYRTLPKVYLSPLLITPVVIILILTLTGVNYRSYNSGAHFLSMLLQPATIAFAVPLYRYFPVLKKHAAQIVLSVLSGSVVAVLSSMALAKWMHLDSSLLSSLIPRSITTPIAMNVSQTIGGNPTVTAVFVILTGLSGLIIGPMIVKLFRIENEVSRGVLLGTGAHGTGTSKAFEFSSLTGTISSISMVLAALFTLAAAPFLFHLML, from the coding sequence ATGACCGGTCTTCTATGTATTATATTAACACTTGCTATTTACTGGATGGCCAAACGCATGTACCGCACATTGCCCAAGGTGTATTTGTCCCCATTGCTCATTACACCTGTGGTTATCATTTTGATTTTGACGCTGACGGGTGTGAACTACCGTTCTTATAATTCAGGCGCTCATTTTCTATCCATGCTGCTACAGCCAGCTACGATTGCATTTGCTGTCCCTTTGTACCGATATTTCCCTGTGTTAAAAAAACACGCGGCTCAAATCGTGCTTAGCGTGTTATCTGGATCTGTCGTAGCCGTGCTGTCCTCCATGGCGCTCGCCAAGTGGATGCACCTGGACTCCTCGCTGCTGAGCAGCCTGATTCCTCGCTCCATTACGACACCTATTGCGATGAATGTATCGCAAACGATTGGCGGTAATCCGACGGTCACGGCTGTATTCGTTATTCTGACCGGATTGAGCGGTCTTATTATCGGCCCGATGATCGTCAAACTGTTTCGGATTGAAAATGAGGTTTCACGCGGGGTATTGCTTGGTACCGGTGCTCATGGTACGGGTACTTCCAAAGCGTTCGAGTTCAGTTCGTTGACAGGTACGATTTCCAGCATCTCGATGGTGCTCGCCGCTCTCTTTACCTTGGCGGCTGCCCCATTCCTGTTCCACCTGATGCTGTAA
- a CDS encoding CidA/LrgA family protein, translated as MKSFIRGVLQIAVLMAFSLILNAVVSWLHLPVPGSIIGMLILFILLQTGVVRLSWIEVGANWLLAELLLFFIPSAVGVMNYWPMLEHDGMSIMLVVLLGTFLVMACTGMIASLLGKRKEHKSS; from the coding sequence ATGAAAAGCTTCATACGCGGTGTCCTTCAGATCGCCGTCCTGATGGCCTTTTCGCTCATCCTGAACGCGGTGGTCTCCTGGCTCCACCTGCCTGTACCCGGTAGTATCATCGGTATGCTGATTCTCTTTATTCTGCTGCAAACGGGCGTGGTTCGACTAAGCTGGATCGAGGTTGGCGCTAACTGGTTGCTGGCCGAGCTGCTATTATTCTTTATTCCCTCCGCTGTTGGCGTTATGAATTATTGGCCGATGCTGGAACACGACGGCATGAGCATTATGCTGGTCGTGCTGCTCGGCACCTTCCTGGTGATGGCCTGCACAGGTATGATCGCCAGTCTGCTTGGCAAACGAAAGGAGCATAAATCATCATGA
- a CDS encoding diguanylate cyclase, with the protein MLKELINNFALLTSFLFFGNLFSRKYERYLKNHALIHRVMNGLMLGLFGILLMMTGLWIRGHFVVDLRQLAIIISVYMGGSVSGLLTTLIISLYRIYITGGWTDISLTATVNCFMTLVVSLIFIREKRLTLSKWMSAVLGAVVVSLLSTFFVANPPNSETIIIITTVKMLGGLFTYFMMSHIRKTERAIHLLEEAANRDHLTGLYSPRAFDALFEEVLHASKTTKKPFGLVMLDIDHFKKINDTYGHLNGDTVLSQLGILLNRESTTRAYPSRKGGEEFAILLGDCDTEKAASFAEKIRKAVENECFLLNDGTIISLTVSIGAGSSPVIASRHLLEKADEALYEAKRSGRNRVKLAKP; encoded by the coding sequence ATGTTAAAAGAATTAATTAACAATTTTGCGTTATTAACGAGCTTCTTATTCTTTGGAAATTTATTTTCCCGGAAATATGAACGTTACCTGAAAAACCACGCACTCATTCATCGGGTAATGAACGGTTTAATGCTGGGTCTGTTTGGCATTCTGTTAATGATGACCGGTTTATGGATCCGTGGGCACTTTGTGGTTGATCTGCGCCAACTGGCGATTATCATATCTGTTTATATGGGGGGATCGGTATCCGGTCTGCTGACCACCCTGATCATAAGCCTGTACCGTATTTACATCACTGGAGGTTGGACGGATATTTCTTTGACTGCTACTGTCAATTGCTTCATGACATTAGTCGTTTCACTTATCTTTATTCGAGAAAAAAGGCTAACACTCAGCAAATGGATGTCAGCCGTGCTTGGAGCTGTTGTTGTGTCGCTGTTATCTACTTTCTTTGTGGCTAATCCTCCGAATTCGGAAACTATTATAATAATCACAACCGTTAAGATGCTGGGCGGCTTGTTCACTTATTTTATGATGTCCCATATCAGAAAAACAGAACGGGCTATTCATCTGCTGGAAGAAGCTGCAAACCGGGATCATTTAACCGGGTTATACAGTCCGCGTGCTTTTGATGCGCTGTTCGAAGAGGTACTTCATGCTTCCAAGACTACAAAAAAACCCTTTGGACTCGTGATGCTAGATATTGACCACTTTAAAAAAATTAATGATACGTATGGCCATTTGAACGGAGACACCGTCTTAAGCCAACTGGGAATTCTGTTAAACCGGGAATCTACAACAAGAGCATATCCCTCCCGTAAGGGCGGAGAGGAATTTGCAATTTTACTCGGAGATTGTGATACCGAAAAGGCGGCAAGCTTTGCTGAGAAGATTCGGAAAGCTGTGGAAAATGAATGTTTTCTCTTGAATGACGGAACCATAATCTCTTTAACCGTATCCATCGGAGCAGGCAGTTCTCCTGTCATTGCATCAAGGCACTTACTCGAAAAAGCAGACGAAGCATTATATGAAGCTAAACGGTCAGGACGCAATCGGGTAAAGTTGGCAAAACCATAA
- the cidR gene encoding cidABC operon transcriptional activator CidR, with protein MDIRHLQYFLEVARLRSFTKAAQSMFITQPTISKTIKSLEEELGVTLFDRIGKKIELTDAGKVIELQAQAIVKSFQSLSSELSDLMNLKKGHIRIGLPPMVGSSFFPRVIGEFHKAFPDVTIQLFEDGAKKVEQDVEAGALDIGVIVLPPVGDMFETFLFVEEKLNLLVHPTHALAECKEVPLSALAEEAFVLFREDFTLHDRIIAECVRAGFQPRVVYESSQWDLISEMVAANLGVALLPEAICRDLDSERLRVLPLVDPVIPWHLGMIWRNDRYLSFAAREWISFTQRLLRTEYGGSRR; from the coding sequence TTGGATATCCGACATTTGCAATATTTTCTGGAAGTCGCGCGGTTGCGCAGCTTTACGAAGGCAGCCCAGAGCATGTTTATTACCCAGCCGACGATCAGTAAGACGATTAAAAGCCTGGAAGAAGAATTGGGAGTTACTCTGTTCGATCGGATTGGCAAAAAAATCGAACTGACGGATGCGGGCAAGGTCATTGAGCTTCAGGCCCAAGCGATTGTGAAGTCCTTTCAGAGCCTGTCCTCGGAACTGAGTGATTTGATGAACCTGAAAAAAGGACATATCCGCATTGGTCTGCCTCCTATGGTCGGATCGAGCTTTTTTCCGCGTGTCATTGGAGAATTTCACAAGGCCTTTCCCGATGTAACCATTCAATTGTTCGAGGATGGAGCGAAGAAAGTGGAGCAGGACGTAGAAGCTGGCGCGCTGGATATCGGGGTGATTGTGCTGCCACCGGTTGGCGATATGTTCGAGACATTCCTATTTGTGGAGGAAAAGTTGAATCTGCTCGTTCATCCTACACATGCATTGGCTGAGTGCAAGGAGGTGCCGCTATCTGCGTTAGCAGAGGAGGCGTTTGTGCTGTTCCGTGAGGATTTTACGCTGCATGACCGTATCATTGCCGAATGTGTTCGTGCCGGCTTTCAGCCGCGTGTAGTCTACGAAAGCTCTCAATGGGATTTGATTAGCGAAATGGTTGCTGCCAACCTGGGAGTAGCGTTATTGCCAGAGGCGATATGCCGGGATTTGGATTCCGAACGTTTGCGTGTTCTTCCGCTGGTGGACCCTGTCATTCCTTGGCATTTGGGGATGATTTGGCGGAACGATCGGTATCTGTCCTTTGCTGCCAGAGAGTGGATATCCTTCACACAGCGATTGTTGCGGACAGAATATGGCGGAAGTCGTCGGTGA
- a CDS encoding aspartyl-phosphate phosphatase Spo0E family protein — protein sequence MNLEQLEKLMEKERRELNRMADLHGLRDERVLDKSSRLDRIMDKYLHTKRAINQTHS from the coding sequence GTGAACCTCGAACAATTGGAAAAACTCATGGAAAAAGAACGCCGTGAACTGAATCGCATGGCTGACTTACACGGATTAAGAGATGAACGTGTATTGGACAAATCCTCCAGGCTTGACCGTATTATGGACAAGTACCTTCACACCAAGCGCGCAATCAACCAAACACACTCATAA